A single genomic interval of Musa acuminata AAA Group cultivar baxijiao chromosome BXJ3-4, Cavendish_Baxijiao_AAA, whole genome shotgun sequence harbors:
- the LOC135636586 gene encoding probable pectinesterase 68 — MFLSSPYVLSLFSPQGLRCDLPARITTVGPTTTTTMHCSACELNSTKPHRHKWFEPTSQHTIVVDANGSGDFLSVQEAVDSVPENNTKRVIIHIHAGCYIEKVVVPATKPYVTFQGAGRNVTVIEWHDRASDRGPNGQQLRTYNTASVTVFANHFSAKNISFKNTAPAPMPGMEGWQAAAFRISGDKAYFFGCGFYGAQDTLCDDAGRHYFKDCYIEGSIDFIFGNGRSMYKDCQLHSIANRFGSVAAQDRNSPCERTGFAFVNCRVTGSGKLYVGRAMGQYSRIVFAYTYFDDVVAPGGWDDWNHNSNKNKTAFFGVYRCYGPGAAAVRGVSWARELDFETARPFLVKSFVNGRHWLGPSDP; from the exons ATGTTCCTCTCCAGTCCCTACGTGTTGTCGTTATTCTCTCCCCAAGGCCTCCGTTGCGACCTCCCAGCTCGGATCACTACCGTTGGCCCGACAACTACTACGACTA TGCACTGCAGTGCGTGTGAGCTCAATTCCACCAAGCCGCACCGGCACAAATGGTTCGAGCCCACCAGCCAGCACACCATCGTGGTGGACGCCAATGGCTCCGGCGACTTCTTGTCTGTCCAAGAGGCCGTCGACTCCGTCCCGGAGAACAACACCAAGCGTGTCATCATTCACATCCATGCTGGTTGCTACAT AGAGAAGGTAGTGGTGCCGGCGACGAAGCCGTACGTGACGTTCCAAGGGGCCGGCAGAAACGTGACGGTGATCGAGTGGCACGACCGGGCCAGCGATCGAGGACCCAACGGGCAACAACTACGGACTTATAATACGGCTTCTGTGACTGTTTTTGCTAACCATTTCAGTGCTAAGAACATTAGCTTCAAG AACACGGCTCCAGCACCGATGCCGGGCATGGAAGGATGGCAAGCTGCAGCATTCCGCATCTCAGGCGACAAGGCGTACTTCTTCGGCTGCGGCTTCTACGGCGCGCAGGACACCCTCTGCGACGACGCGGGGCGACACTACTTCAAGGATTGCTACATCGAGGGATCCATCGACTTCATCTTCGGCAATGGCAGATCCATGTACAAG GATTGCCAACTCCACTCGATCGCAAACCGGTTTGGATCCGTCGCAGCTCAGGACAGGAACAGCCCGTGCGAAAGAACTGGATTCGCCTTCGTGAACTGCCGAGTGACAGGCTCAGGCAAGCTCTACGTGGGGCGAGCCATGGGGCAGTACTCGAGGATCGTCTTCGCTTACACCTACTTCGACGATGTGGTCGCGCCGGGCGGGTGGGACGACTGGAATCACAACAGCAACAAGAACAA GACGGCGTTCTTCGGCGTCTATAGATGCTACGGTCCCGGTGCAGCAGCAGTGCGTGGTGTTTCGTGGGCTCGAGAGCTCGATTTCGAGACGGCACGGCCGTTCCTCGTCAAAAGTTTCGTGAACGGAAGACATTGGCTCGGCCCTTCCGATCCGTGA
- the LOC135635635 gene encoding uncharacterized protein LOC135635635, translated as MGTMAAPPRPPIGTLSSSYSSLRFGGKIGVRVRVSARSSASSSATGEEFLPNARRRKIDPTWCGGGFSLGVDLGASRTGLALGKGYSPRPLTVLELTGQKLELRLLDIAEKEEVDEFIIGLPKSHDGKETAQSNKVRSIAGRLAVRAAERGWRVFLQDEHGTTLDALDYMIDMGLKRSARQGKIDAYSAMMVLERYFSMSGLGTELVLPKQLELHEKLRKGPCRDLDF; from the exons ATGGGAACTATGGCAGCGCCGCCTCGTCCTCCCATCGGAACCTTATCATCTTCCTACAGCTCTCTCCGTTTTGGTGGAAAGATCGGGGTTCGCGTTAGGGTCAGTGCCAGGTCTTCGGCTTCTTCCTCCGCGACCGGTGAGGAGTTCCTCCCCAATGCTCGCCGACGGAAGATCGACCCTACCTGGTGCGGCGGAGGATTCAGCCTCGGCGTCGATCTGGGCGCCTCTCGGACTGGCCTGGCTCTCGGCAAAGGCTACTCTCCGCGGCCCCTTACC GTGTTGGAGCTAACGGGTCAGAAGCTCGAGTTGCGCCTGCTTGATATTGCCGAAAAGGAG GAGGTCGATGAGTTCATTATTGGGCTTCCGAAATCTCACGACGGAAAGGAGACGGCACAATCAAACAAGGTTCGTAGCATCGCAGGAAGGCTCGCAGTACGGGCCGCCGAGAG AGGTTGGAGAGTTTTTTTGCAGGATGAACATGGCACTACATTAGATGCCCTTGATTATATGATAGACAT GGGCCTAAAAAGGTCTGCTCGCCAAGGGAAGATTGATGCCTACTCTGCCATG ATGGTCCTGGAGAGATATTTCTCTATGTCAGGTCTAGGAACTGAACTTGTTCTTCCTAAGCAGTTGGAATTACATGAAAAACTTCGAAAGGGTCCCTGCAGAGATCTGGATTTCTGA
- the LOC103983945 gene encoding putative glucuronosyltransferase PGSIP8, whose amino-acid sequence MRREMDERWERWLRRAVVVVVFVLALVAAAGAEGGGGRRHAYAAMMYMGTPRDYEFYVATRVMMRSLTRLGVDADLVVIASSDVPLQWVQTLKEADGVKVVTVANLKNPYEKQGNFNTRFKLTLNKLYAWSLVSYDRVVMLDSDNLFLQRTDELFQCGKFCAAFINPCIFHTGLFVLEPSMVVFKDMLHELEMGRKNPDGADQGFLVSYFPDLLDRPMFHPPANGSKLDGTYRLPLGYQMDASYYYLKLRWNVPCGPNSVITFPSLPWLKPWYWWSWPILPLGLQWHEQRRSSLGYGAEAPAMLIQAAIYLGIMVVTRLARPGLLRLCYNRRSEKSISFLHIMVKVAALWSIFVAHVVPFFLVPRTVHPLLGWPLYLLGAAALCSIVTGVFLLPALPVLALLLAISGSLFVMAFPWYSDGITRVLVLLGYAFCCAPVVWASLARVVSALHSLLEREAFFPRLGESTPLSESSKAY is encoded by the exons ATGAGGAGAGAGATGGACGAGAGGTGGGAGCGATGGCTGCGgcgggcggtggtggtggtggtgttcgtGCTCGCGTTGGTGGCCGCGGCGGGGGCGGAGGGAGGCGGGGGCCGGCGGCACGCGTACGCGGCCATGATGTACATGGGAACGCCGAGGGACTACGAGTTCTACGTGGCGACGCGGGTGATGATGCGGTCGCTGACGCGGCTCGGCGTCGACGCCGACCTCGTCGTCATCGCCTCCTCCGACGTCCCCCTTCAATGGGTCCAAACCCT GAAAGAGGCAGACGGAGTGAAGGTGGTGACCGTGGCGAACCTGAAGAATCCATACGAGAAGCAGGGCAACTTCAACACCAGGTTCAAGCTGACGCTGAACAAGCTCTACGCGTGGAGCTTGGTGTCGTACGACCGAGTGGTCATGCTCGACTCCGACAACCTCTTCCTGCAACGCACCGACGAGCTCTTTCAGTGCGGCAAGTTCTGCGCCGCCTTCATCAACCCCTGCATCTTCCACACCGGCCTCTTTGTCCTTGAG CCTTCGATGGTGGTGTTCAAGGACATGCTTCATGAGCTGGAGATGGGACGTAAGAACCCCGATGGAGCGGACCAGGGTTTCTTGGTGAGCTACTTCCCCGACTTGCTCGATCGGCCGATGTTCCACCCGCCCGCCAACGGTAGCAAGCTCGACGGAACCTATCGACTTCCTTTGGGATACCAGATGGATGCTTCTTACTACT ATTTGAAGCTTCGGTGGAACGTACCATGCGGACCCAACAGCGTGATCACGTTCCCCAGTTTGCCATGGCTGAAACCTTGGTACTGGTGGTCTTGGCCAATCTTGCCGCTGGGTCTCCAATGGCATGAGCAACGACGAAGCAGTCTCGG ATACGGGGCGGAGGCGCCGGCGATGCTGATCCAGGCGGCGATATATCTGGGAATCATGGTGGTCACGCGGCTAGCACGGCCGGGCTTGTTGAGGCTCTGCTACAACCGGCGATCGGAGAAGAGCATCTCCTTCCTGCACATCATGGTGAAGGTGGCAGCTCTGTGGTCCATATTTGTGGCACACGTCGTGCCCTTCTTCCTCGTCCCGCGAACGGTGCATCCGCTTCTGGGCTGGCCGCTCTACCTGCTCGGAGCAGCTGCGCTGTGCTCGATCGTGACCGGCGTCTTCCTACTCCCAGCTCTTCCGGTACTCGCGCTGTTGTTGGCGATATCGGGTTCCCTGTTTGTGATGGCGTTCCCTTGGTACTCGGATGGCATCACCAGGGTTCTGGTATTGCTTGGGTACGCCTTCTGCTGTGCTCCGGTGGTGTGGGCATCGCTGGCGAGAGTGGTGAGCGCCTTGCACAGCTTACTCGAACGGGAGGCCTTCTTTCCTAGACTGGGAGAATCGACGCCTCTGTCCGAGTCCAGCAAAGCGTATTAA
- the LOC135635634 gene encoding delta(24)-sterol reductase-like isoform X1 — translation MSVDLSFCCYFLVLWLLLASVQACFHTAWWLTFMVPIMSDLQAPLRPKRKKVLVDYLVRFRWIVVIFVVLPVSCFIYFKLFLGDVKSAMKSEKRRQKEHEENVKKVVNRLKQRDPQKDGLVCTARKPYIAVGMRNVDYKRARHFEVDLSAFRNILEVDKERMVAKVEPLVNMGQITRYTVPMNLALAVVAELDDLTVGGLINGYGIEGSSHIYGLFSDTVVAMEVVLADGQVVRCTKDNEYSDLFYGIPWSQGTLGLLVSAEIKLIPIKEYMRLTYTPYRGTLKELAQAYADSFAPRDGDPSKVPDFVEGMIYNPTEAVHMTGRYASKEEAKKKGNVINNVGWWFKPWFYQHAQTALKKGEFVEYIPTREYYHRHTRCLYWEGKLILPFGDQWWFRWFLGWLMPPKVSLLKATQGESVRNYYHDMHVIQDLLVPLYKVGDALEYCHNEMEVYPIWLCPHRLFKLPVKTMVYPEPGFEHHHRQGDTSYAQMFTDIGVYYAPGPVLRGEEFNGAEAVRNLEEWLIQNHGFQPQYAVSELTEKNFWRMFDGSQYEHCRKKYGAIGTFMSVYYKSKKGKKTEKEVQEAEAEILEPAYAEEV, via the exons ATGTCTGTGGATCTTTCTTTCTGCTGCTACTTCCTTGTGCTGTGGTTGCTGCTGGCAAGTGTGCAAGCTTGCTTTCATACTGCATGGTGGCTTACATTTATG GTACCAATCATGTCTGATCTGCAAGCACCTCTACGACCCAAAAGAAAGAAAGTCTTGGTGGATTATCTGGTCCGGTTCCGATGGATTGTTGTCATCTTTGTTGTGCTTCCAGTCTCTTGCTTTATCTATTTCAAACTATTTCTGGGCGATGTGAAATCCGCAATGAAATCTGAAAAGCGTCGCCAGAAGGAACATGAAGAGAACGTGAAGAAAGTTGTAAATCGCCTCAAGCAGAGAGATCCCCAGAAAGATGGTCTTGTGTGCACGGCCAGGAAACCATATATTGCTGTTGGCATGCGTAATGTTGATTATAAACGCGCAAGACATTTTGAAGTTGATCTCTCTGCATTCAGAAACATTCTCGAGGTTGATAAAGAGCGAATGGTTGCTAAGGTGGAGCCACTTGTTAATATGGGCCAGATAACTAGATATACAGTTCCTATGAATCTTGCACTTGCCGTCGTTGCAGAGCTTGACGATCTCACTGTTGGTGGACTGATTAATGGTTATGGCATCGAGGGGAGCTCACACATTTATGGGCTCTTTTCCGACACAGTTGTTGCCATGGAAGTTGTCCTTGCGGATGGCCAAGTAGTGAGGTGCACAAAGGATAATGAATACTCTGACCTTTTCTATGGAATCCCTTGGTCGCAGGGAACTCTCGGTCTCCTAGTTTCTGCTGAGATAAAACTAATACCCATTAAGGAATATATGAGGCTTACCTATACCCCATACCGTGGAACCCTGAAGGAACTTGCACAGGCTTATGCGGATTCTTTTGCACCCAGAGATGGAGATCCGTCGAAGGTTCCAGACTTTGTTGAGGGAATGATCTATAATCCAACGGAGGCTGTGCACATGACTGGGAGATATGCCTCTAAAGAAGAAGCGAAGAAGAAGGGTAATGTCATCAACAACGTAGGGTGGTGGTTTAAACCTTGGTTTTACCAGCACGCGCAGACAGCACTCAAGAAGGGTGAGTTTGTGGAGTACATACCCACTAGAGAGTATTACCATAGGCACACGAGATGTTTATATTGGGAAGGTAAGCTGATCCTGCCATTTGGAGACCAGTGGTGGTTCAGATGGTTTTTGGGCTGGTTGATGCCTCCGAAGGTTTCTTTGCTCAAGGCCACTCAAGGTGAATCAGTCAGGAACTACTACCATGATATGCATGTGATCCAGGATCTCTTGGTTCCTCTGTACAAAGTTGGAGATGCTCTAGAATATTGTCACAATGAAATGGAG GTTTATCCGATATGGCTCTGTCCACATCGGTTGTTCAAGCTTCCTGTGAAAACCATGGTGTACCCAGAACCAGGCTTCGAGCATCATCACCGACAGGGAGACACGAGCTATGCTCAAATGTTCACGGACATCGGGGTGTACTATGCGCCAGGTCCTGTGCTCCGCGGCGAGGAGTTCAACGGTGCCGAAGCTGTCCGCAACCTCGAGGAATGGTTGATCCAGAACCACGGGTTCCAGCCGCAGTATGCCGTCTCCGAGCTCACCGAGAAGAACTTCTGGCGGATGTTTGATGGATCGCAATACGAGCACTGCCGCAAGAAATATGGGGCGATCGGGACCTTTATGAGTGTCTACTACAAGTCCAAGAAGGGGAAGAAGACAGAGAAGGAGGTGCAGGAAGCCGAGGCCGAGATCCTCGAACCGGCCTACGCAGAAGAAGTTTAG
- the LOC135635634 gene encoding delta(24)-sterol reductase-like isoform X2 produces MSDLQAPLRPKRKKVLVDYLVRFRWIVVIFVVLPVSCFIYFKLFLGDVKSAMKSEKRRQKEHEENVKKVVNRLKQRDPQKDGLVCTARKPYIAVGMRNVDYKRARHFEVDLSAFRNILEVDKERMVAKVEPLVNMGQITRYTVPMNLALAVVAELDDLTVGGLINGYGIEGSSHIYGLFSDTVVAMEVVLADGQVVRCTKDNEYSDLFYGIPWSQGTLGLLVSAEIKLIPIKEYMRLTYTPYRGTLKELAQAYADSFAPRDGDPSKVPDFVEGMIYNPTEAVHMTGRYASKEEAKKKGNVINNVGWWFKPWFYQHAQTALKKGEFVEYIPTREYYHRHTRCLYWEGKLILPFGDQWWFRWFLGWLMPPKVSLLKATQGESVRNYYHDMHVIQDLLVPLYKVGDALEYCHNEMEVYPIWLCPHRLFKLPVKTMVYPEPGFEHHHRQGDTSYAQMFTDIGVYYAPGPVLRGEEFNGAEAVRNLEEWLIQNHGFQPQYAVSELTEKNFWRMFDGSQYEHCRKKYGAIGTFMSVYYKSKKGKKTEKEVQEAEAEILEPAYAEEV; encoded by the exons ATGTCTGATCTGCAAGCACCTCTACGACCCAAAAGAAAGAAAGTCTTGGTGGATTATCTGGTCCGGTTCCGATGGATTGTTGTCATCTTTGTTGTGCTTCCAGTCTCTTGCTTTATCTATTTCAAACTATTTCTGGGCGATGTGAAATCCGCAATGAAATCTGAAAAGCGTCGCCAGAAGGAACATGAAGAGAACGTGAAGAAAGTTGTAAATCGCCTCAAGCAGAGAGATCCCCAGAAAGATGGTCTTGTGTGCACGGCCAGGAAACCATATATTGCTGTTGGCATGCGTAATGTTGATTATAAACGCGCAAGACATTTTGAAGTTGATCTCTCTGCATTCAGAAACATTCTCGAGGTTGATAAAGAGCGAATGGTTGCTAAGGTGGAGCCACTTGTTAATATGGGCCAGATAACTAGATATACAGTTCCTATGAATCTTGCACTTGCCGTCGTTGCAGAGCTTGACGATCTCACTGTTGGTGGACTGATTAATGGTTATGGCATCGAGGGGAGCTCACACATTTATGGGCTCTTTTCCGACACAGTTGTTGCCATGGAAGTTGTCCTTGCGGATGGCCAAGTAGTGAGGTGCACAAAGGATAATGAATACTCTGACCTTTTCTATGGAATCCCTTGGTCGCAGGGAACTCTCGGTCTCCTAGTTTCTGCTGAGATAAAACTAATACCCATTAAGGAATATATGAGGCTTACCTATACCCCATACCGTGGAACCCTGAAGGAACTTGCACAGGCTTATGCGGATTCTTTTGCACCCAGAGATGGAGATCCGTCGAAGGTTCCAGACTTTGTTGAGGGAATGATCTATAATCCAACGGAGGCTGTGCACATGACTGGGAGATATGCCTCTAAAGAAGAAGCGAAGAAGAAGGGTAATGTCATCAACAACGTAGGGTGGTGGTTTAAACCTTGGTTTTACCAGCACGCGCAGACAGCACTCAAGAAGGGTGAGTTTGTGGAGTACATACCCACTAGAGAGTATTACCATAGGCACACGAGATGTTTATATTGGGAAGGTAAGCTGATCCTGCCATTTGGAGACCAGTGGTGGTTCAGATGGTTTTTGGGCTGGTTGATGCCTCCGAAGGTTTCTTTGCTCAAGGCCACTCAAGGTGAATCAGTCAGGAACTACTACCATGATATGCATGTGATCCAGGATCTCTTGGTTCCTCTGTACAAAGTTGGAGATGCTCTAGAATATTGTCACAATGAAATGGAG GTTTATCCGATATGGCTCTGTCCACATCGGTTGTTCAAGCTTCCTGTGAAAACCATGGTGTACCCAGAACCAGGCTTCGAGCATCATCACCGACAGGGAGACACGAGCTATGCTCAAATGTTCACGGACATCGGGGTGTACTATGCGCCAGGTCCTGTGCTCCGCGGCGAGGAGTTCAACGGTGCCGAAGCTGTCCGCAACCTCGAGGAATGGTTGATCCAGAACCACGGGTTCCAGCCGCAGTATGCCGTCTCCGAGCTCACCGAGAAGAACTTCTGGCGGATGTTTGATGGATCGCAATACGAGCACTGCCGCAAGAAATATGGGGCGATCGGGACCTTTATGAGTGTCTACTACAAGTCCAAGAAGGGGAAGAAGACAGAGAAGGAGGTGCAGGAAGCCGAGGCCGAGATCCTCGAACCGGCCTACGCAGAAGAAGTTTAG